A DNA window from Engystomops pustulosus chromosome 10, aEngPut4.maternal, whole genome shotgun sequence contains the following coding sequences:
- the SRGAP3 gene encoding SLIT-ROBO Rho GTPase-activating protein 3 isoform X1 yields MSRFKKDKEIIADYENQVKEIRSQLVEQFKCLEQQSESRLALLQDLQEFFRRKAEIELEYSRSLEKLAERFSSKVRSAREQHHFKKDQHLLSPVNCWYLVLSQTRRESKDHATLNDIFLNNVIVRLSHISEDVIRLFKKSKDIGLQMHEELAKVTNELYTVMKTYHMYHAESINAESKLKDAEKQEEKQFSKSAELGPNALRHEDRQQRRSSAKKIEKMKEKRQAKYSENKLKCTKARNEYLLNLAATNGCISKYYIHDVSDLIDCCDLGFHASLARTFRTYLSAEYNLETSRHEGLDIIENAVDNLDARSDKHKVMDLCNQVFCPPVKFDFQPHMDDEVCQVSAQQPVQMELLVRYHQLQSRLMTLKIENEEVRKTLDATMQTLQDMLTVEDFDVSDAFQHSRSTESIKSVASETYMSKLNISKRRANQQETESFYFSKFKEYLNGSNLITKLQAKHDLLKQALGEGERANYGTTRPPSLPPKPQKLRKPRPRSLYKHMLFNGNMEQLIQDTGQPIPLVVESCIRYINLYGLQQQGIFRVPGSQVEVNDIKNSFERGEDPLVEDHSERDINSVAGVLKLYFRGLENPLFPKERFQDLMSTIKIENMSERVHHIRQLLITLPRAILVVMRYLFAFLNHLSQYSDENMMDPYNLAICFGPTLMPIPDGQDPVSCQAHVNEVIKTIIVNHELIFPSQRELEGPVYEKCMTGGEEYCDSPHSEPGAIDEADHDNGTEPHTSDEEVEQIEAIAKFDYMGRTPRELSFKKGASLLLYHRASEDWWEGRHNGVDGLIPHQYIVVQDLDDAFSDNLSQKADSEASSGPLLDDKSSSKNDIHSPTEHLQEYSFAGILGRVRLRSDGAAIPRRRSGGDNHSPPRALGPCIDTPPRAAACPSSPHKLSLSRGRVDSPEKRRMATFGSAGSINYPERKGLNDGMPLRSITGGTRHSSLGDHKSLEAEALAEDIEKTMSTALSELRELERQNTAKQAPDVVLDTLEPMKNPTISTPNSEPVSPLHTIMIRDPDAAMRRSNSSNTEMMTTFKPALSARLAGTQLRPPPVRPARPMVQHRSSSSSSSGMGSPALTPTEKVFPNNSSEKSGTM; encoded by the exons AAATCCGCAGCCAGCTGGTGGAACAGTTTAAGTGCCTGGAGCAACAATCCGAGTCCCGGCTGGCCCTTCTCCAGGACCTGCAAGAGTTTTTCCGCAGGAAGGCCGAGATAGAACTGGAATATTCCCGCAGCTTGGAGAAACTAGCCGAGAGGTTCTCCTCCAAGGTCCGCAGCGCCCGGGAGCAGCATCACTTCAA GAAGGACCagcatctcctctctcctgtgaaCTGCTGGTATCTTGTTCTGTCTCAGACCCGGCGTGAGAGTAAAGACCATGCTACGCTCAATGACATCTTCCTCAACAATGTCATCGTCCGGCTGTCACACATCAGCGAGGACGTCATTAGACTCTTTAAAAAG AGTAAAGACATTGGTCTGCAGATGCACGAGGAGCTGGCGAAAGTCACCaatgagctgtataca GTGATGAAGACGTATCACATGTACCACGCAGAAAGCATCAATGCCGAGAGCAAGCTGAAGGACGCAGAGAAGCAGGAGGAGAAGCAGTTCAGCAAATCTGCAGAGCTCGGGCCCAACGCCCTGCGCCACGAAGACAGACAGCAGAGGCGCAGCTCTGCCAAAAAGATCGAAAAGATGAAGGAGAAG AGACAAGCGAAATACTCCGAAAACAAGCTGAAGTGTACAAAGGCCAGAAACGAATATTTGCTGAACCTGGCGGCCACCAACGGATGCATCAGCAAGTACTACATCCACGACGTGTCCGATCTCATCGAT TGCTGTGACCTGGGTTTTCATGCCAGTCTTGCCCGCACTTTCCGCACTTACCTCTCTGCTGAGTATAACCTGGAGACCTCCCGCCATGAAGGTCTGGACATTATAGAGAACGCTGTGGATAATCTGGACGCTCGCAGTGacaagcataaagtcatggactTGTGCAATCAGGTCTTCTGTCCTCCTGTTAAATTTGACTTCCAGCCTCATATGGATGACGAG GTCTGCCAGGTGAGCGCTCAGCAGCCGGTACAGATGGAGCTCCTGGTGCGTTACCATCAGCTACAGTCCCGTCTGATGACACTGAAGATTGAGAACGAGGAG GTGAGGAAGACCTTGGACGCCACCATGCAGACCTTGCAGGACATGCTCACGGTGGAGGATTTTGATGTATCCGATGCCTTCCAGCATAGTCGCTCCACCGAGTCCATCAAATCTGTGGCCTCCGAGACTTACATGAGCAAACTGAACATCTCCAAGAGAAGAGCCAACCAGCAGGAGACCGAGAGCTTCTACTTCTCA AAATTTAAGGAATATTTAAATGGAAGCAATCTCATCACTAAGCTGCAGGCTAAGCACGATCTCTTGAAGCAGGCCCTGGGAGAAG GAGAGAGAGCAAATTACGGCACAACGAG GCCCCCGAGTCTTCCCCCCAAACCTCAGAAATTGAGGAAGCCCCGACCTCGCTCTCTATACAAGCACATGCTCTTTAATGGGAATATGGAGCAGTTGATCCAG GACACGGGTCAGCCCATCCCATTGGTGGTGGAAAGCTGCATTCGATACATCAATTTATATG GTCTCCAGCAACAAGGAATATTCCGGGTTCCTGGATCTCAAGTGGAAGTGAATGATATCAAGAATTCTTTTGAGAGAG GTGAGGACCCACTTGTGGAGGATCATAGCGAGCGGGATATTAACTCTGTAGCCGGGGTCCTGAAATTGTATTTCCGGGGTCTGGAGAATCCACTTTTTCCCAAAGAAAGGTTTCAGGACTTGATGTCTACAATCA AGATCGAGAACATGTCCGAGCGGGTCCATCACATCCGTCAGTTGCTCATCACGCTGCCCCGCGCTATTCTCGTCGTCATGAGATATCTTTTCGCCTTCCTCAACCA TCTGTCTCAGTACAGTGATGAGAACATGATGGATCCTTACAACCTGGCGATCTGCTTTGGCCCCACCTTAATGCCAATCCCCGATGGTCAAGATCCGGTGTCCTGCCAGGCGCACGTCAATGAGGTTATCAAGACAATCATCGTGAACCATGAACTGATCTTCCCCTCCCAACGTGAACTGGAGGGTCCGGTGTATGAGAAGTGCATGACAGGGGGAGAGGAGTACTG TGACAGCCCTCACAGCGAGCCGGGTGCTATAGATGAGGCTGACCATGATAACGGCACAGAACCTCACACCAGTGATGAAG AGGTTGAGCAGATTGAAGCCATCGCTAAATTTGACTACATGGGGCGTACACCTCGTGAGTTGTCCTTCAAGAAAGGGgcgtccctcctcctgtaccaccGAGCATCAGAAGACTGGTGGGAGGGTCGTCACAATGGAGTGGATGGATTAATACCGCACCAGTACATTGTGGTCCAAGATCT GGATGATGCGTTCTCTGATAACCTGAGCCAAAAAGCAGACAGTGAGGCGAGCAGCGGACCCCTCCTGGATGACAAGTCATCCTCCAAGAACGATATCCATTCACCCACTGAGCACCTGCAGGAATACTCCTTTGCTGGCATTTTGGGCAG GGTCAGGCTAAGATCTGACGGGGCTGCCATACCACGCAGGAGGAGTGGAGGTGACAACCACAGCCCCCCGCGGGCACTGGGCCCCTGTATTGATACCCCTCCCCGAGCCGCCGCCTGCCCCAGTAGCCCACATAAGTTATCCCTGAGCCGAGGGCGGGTGGACAGTCCAGAAAAACGGAGGATGGCGACATTTGGAAGTGCTGGAAGCATTAATTACCCAGAGAGGAAAGGACTAAACGATGGGATGCCCCTGCGGTCCATCACTGGGGGGACGAGACACAGCAGCCTGGGAGACCACAAGTCCTTGGAGGCAGAAGCTCTCGCCGAG GACATAGAGAAGACGATGAGTACAGCCCTGAGCGAGTTACGGGAGCTGGAAAGGCAGAATACGGCCAAACAAGCCCCTGACGTTGTGCTGGACACTCTAGAGCCGATGAAGAACCCGACCATTAGCACCCCTAACTCTGAGCCGGTCAGCCCCCTGCACACCATCATGATAAGGGACCCCGATGCCGCCATGCGGAGAAGTAACTCCTCCAACACGGAGATGATGACCACTTTCAAGCCAGCACTGTCGGCCCGCTTGGCCGGTACCCAGCTGAGACCACCGCCTGTGAGACCGGCCCGGCCTATGGTCCAGCACCGCTCTAGTAGCAGTAGCAGCTCTGGGATGGGGAGTCCTGCTCTCACCCCGACAGAGAAAGTGTTCCCTAACAATTCCTCCGAGAAGTCTGGGACAATGTAA
- the SRGAP3 gene encoding SLIT-ROBO Rho GTPase-activating protein 3 isoform X2, whose product MSRFKKDKEIIADYENQVKEIRSQLVEQFKCLEQQSESRLALLQDLQEFFRRKAEIELEYSRSLEKLAERFSSKVRSAREQHHFKKDQHLLSPVNCWYLVLSQTRRESKDHATLNDIFLNNVIVRLSHISEDVIRLFKKSKDIGLQMHEELAKVTNELYTVMKTYHMYHAESINAESKLKDAEKQEEKQFSKSAELGPNALRHEDRQQRRSSAKKIEKMKEKRQAKYSENKLKCTKARNEYLLNLAATNGCISKYYIHDVSDLIDCCDLGFHASLARTFRTYLSAEYNLETSRHEGLDIIENAVDNLDARSDKHKVMDLCNQVFCPPVKFDFQPHMDDEVCQVSAQQPVQMELLVRYHQLQSRLMTLKIENEEVRKTLDATMQTLQDMLTVEDFDVSDAFQHSRSTESIKSVASETYMSKLNISKRRANQQETESFYFSKFKEYLNGSNLITKLQAKHDLLKQALGEGERANYGTTRGRRNARTRNQDTGQPIPLVVESCIRYINLYGLQQQGIFRVPGSQVEVNDIKNSFERGEDPLVEDHSERDINSVAGVLKLYFRGLENPLFPKERFQDLMSTIKIENMSERVHHIRQLLITLPRAILVVMRYLFAFLNHLSQYSDENMMDPYNLAICFGPTLMPIPDGQDPVSCQAHVNEVIKTIIVNHELIFPSQRELEGPVYEKCMTGGEEYCDSPHSEPGAIDEADHDNGTEPHTSDEEVEQIEAIAKFDYMGRTPRELSFKKGASLLLYHRASEDWWEGRHNGVDGLIPHQYIVVQDLDDAFSDNLSQKADSEASSGPLLDDKSSSKNDIHSPTEHLQEYSFAGILGRVRLRSDGAAIPRRRSGGDNHSPPRALGPCIDTPPRAAACPSSPHKLSLSRGRVDSPEKRRMATFGSAGSINYPERKGLNDGMPLRSITGGTRHSSLGDHKSLEAEALAEDIEKTMSTALSELRELERQNTAKQAPDVVLDTLEPMKNPTISTPNSEPVSPLHTIMIRDPDAAMRRSNSSNTEMMTTFKPALSARLAGTQLRPPPVRPARPMVQHRSSSSSSSGMGSPALTPTEKVFPNNSSEKSGTM is encoded by the exons AAATCCGCAGCCAGCTGGTGGAACAGTTTAAGTGCCTGGAGCAACAATCCGAGTCCCGGCTGGCCCTTCTCCAGGACCTGCAAGAGTTTTTCCGCAGGAAGGCCGAGATAGAACTGGAATATTCCCGCAGCTTGGAGAAACTAGCCGAGAGGTTCTCCTCCAAGGTCCGCAGCGCCCGGGAGCAGCATCACTTCAA GAAGGACCagcatctcctctctcctgtgaaCTGCTGGTATCTTGTTCTGTCTCAGACCCGGCGTGAGAGTAAAGACCATGCTACGCTCAATGACATCTTCCTCAACAATGTCATCGTCCGGCTGTCACACATCAGCGAGGACGTCATTAGACTCTTTAAAAAG AGTAAAGACATTGGTCTGCAGATGCACGAGGAGCTGGCGAAAGTCACCaatgagctgtataca GTGATGAAGACGTATCACATGTACCACGCAGAAAGCATCAATGCCGAGAGCAAGCTGAAGGACGCAGAGAAGCAGGAGGAGAAGCAGTTCAGCAAATCTGCAGAGCTCGGGCCCAACGCCCTGCGCCACGAAGACAGACAGCAGAGGCGCAGCTCTGCCAAAAAGATCGAAAAGATGAAGGAGAAG AGACAAGCGAAATACTCCGAAAACAAGCTGAAGTGTACAAAGGCCAGAAACGAATATTTGCTGAACCTGGCGGCCACCAACGGATGCATCAGCAAGTACTACATCCACGACGTGTCCGATCTCATCGAT TGCTGTGACCTGGGTTTTCATGCCAGTCTTGCCCGCACTTTCCGCACTTACCTCTCTGCTGAGTATAACCTGGAGACCTCCCGCCATGAAGGTCTGGACATTATAGAGAACGCTGTGGATAATCTGGACGCTCGCAGTGacaagcataaagtcatggactTGTGCAATCAGGTCTTCTGTCCTCCTGTTAAATTTGACTTCCAGCCTCATATGGATGACGAG GTCTGCCAGGTGAGCGCTCAGCAGCCGGTACAGATGGAGCTCCTGGTGCGTTACCATCAGCTACAGTCCCGTCTGATGACACTGAAGATTGAGAACGAGGAG GTGAGGAAGACCTTGGACGCCACCATGCAGACCTTGCAGGACATGCTCACGGTGGAGGATTTTGATGTATCCGATGCCTTCCAGCATAGTCGCTCCACCGAGTCCATCAAATCTGTGGCCTCCGAGACTTACATGAGCAAACTGAACATCTCCAAGAGAAGAGCCAACCAGCAGGAGACCGAGAGCTTCTACTTCTCA AAATTTAAGGAATATTTAAATGGAAGCAATCTCATCACTAAGCTGCAGGCTAAGCACGATCTCTTGAAGCAGGCCCTGGGAGAAG GAGAGAGAGCAAATTACGGCACAACGAG AGGACGGAGGAATGCCCGCACAAGGAACCAG GACACGGGTCAGCCCATCCCATTGGTGGTGGAAAGCTGCATTCGATACATCAATTTATATG GTCTCCAGCAACAAGGAATATTCCGGGTTCCTGGATCTCAAGTGGAAGTGAATGATATCAAGAATTCTTTTGAGAGAG GTGAGGACCCACTTGTGGAGGATCATAGCGAGCGGGATATTAACTCTGTAGCCGGGGTCCTGAAATTGTATTTCCGGGGTCTGGAGAATCCACTTTTTCCCAAAGAAAGGTTTCAGGACTTGATGTCTACAATCA AGATCGAGAACATGTCCGAGCGGGTCCATCACATCCGTCAGTTGCTCATCACGCTGCCCCGCGCTATTCTCGTCGTCATGAGATATCTTTTCGCCTTCCTCAACCA TCTGTCTCAGTACAGTGATGAGAACATGATGGATCCTTACAACCTGGCGATCTGCTTTGGCCCCACCTTAATGCCAATCCCCGATGGTCAAGATCCGGTGTCCTGCCAGGCGCACGTCAATGAGGTTATCAAGACAATCATCGTGAACCATGAACTGATCTTCCCCTCCCAACGTGAACTGGAGGGTCCGGTGTATGAGAAGTGCATGACAGGGGGAGAGGAGTACTG TGACAGCCCTCACAGCGAGCCGGGTGCTATAGATGAGGCTGACCATGATAACGGCACAGAACCTCACACCAGTGATGAAG AGGTTGAGCAGATTGAAGCCATCGCTAAATTTGACTACATGGGGCGTACACCTCGTGAGTTGTCCTTCAAGAAAGGGgcgtccctcctcctgtaccaccGAGCATCAGAAGACTGGTGGGAGGGTCGTCACAATGGAGTGGATGGATTAATACCGCACCAGTACATTGTGGTCCAAGATCT GGATGATGCGTTCTCTGATAACCTGAGCCAAAAAGCAGACAGTGAGGCGAGCAGCGGACCCCTCCTGGATGACAAGTCATCCTCCAAGAACGATATCCATTCACCCACTGAGCACCTGCAGGAATACTCCTTTGCTGGCATTTTGGGCAG GGTCAGGCTAAGATCTGACGGGGCTGCCATACCACGCAGGAGGAGTGGAGGTGACAACCACAGCCCCCCGCGGGCACTGGGCCCCTGTATTGATACCCCTCCCCGAGCCGCCGCCTGCCCCAGTAGCCCACATAAGTTATCCCTGAGCCGAGGGCGGGTGGACAGTCCAGAAAAACGGAGGATGGCGACATTTGGAAGTGCTGGAAGCATTAATTACCCAGAGAGGAAAGGACTAAACGATGGGATGCCCCTGCGGTCCATCACTGGGGGGACGAGACACAGCAGCCTGGGAGACCACAAGTCCTTGGAGGCAGAAGCTCTCGCCGAG GACATAGAGAAGACGATGAGTACAGCCCTGAGCGAGTTACGGGAGCTGGAAAGGCAGAATACGGCCAAACAAGCCCCTGACGTTGTGCTGGACACTCTAGAGCCGATGAAGAACCCGACCATTAGCACCCCTAACTCTGAGCCGGTCAGCCCCCTGCACACCATCATGATAAGGGACCCCGATGCCGCCATGCGGAGAAGTAACTCCTCCAACACGGAGATGATGACCACTTTCAAGCCAGCACTGTCGGCCCGCTTGGCCGGTACCCAGCTGAGACCACCGCCTGTGAGACCGGCCCGGCCTATGGTCCAGCACCGCTCTAGTAGCAGTAGCAGCTCTGGGATGGGGAGTCCTGCTCTCACCCCGACAGAGAAAGTGTTCCCTAACAATTCCTCCGAGAAGTCTGGGACAATGTAA